ACTTTTTTCATGTAAGAACCTATCACATTGATGATggcaatattcatattttagtgCCAGTTATCTCACACGTGGATATGCATTGccaataataaattattaactCCATACTGTGACAGACAGTTTTCCTCTCCAGCACATCTCAGGGCATACATCTGCACCCGTTGAATATAAGAAGCCGCTTGGATGTAGTAGGGGTCAGGAACAAGGTCTGGGAGACCTGGGAAATAGGAGTCACCATCCATCAGTGTTATATTTATAAGTACTGTCAGGTTTGTTCTACCagattaatatttttaaaaggtCTGAAGAGTATTACTTTTTGTATATTACTGTACATTGGACTagatgaataaataatgtctGCATAATTAAATGGGTATTATAATAAGGTATTGTTAAGGTACTGTGTCAATGCCGTCTACCTTACCATTATGAAATAATCTGGTACCATAACCAGTTCCCGGAGGATGACGCACGGGTACTCTGCTTCCACTGCCCGATTGGTACACGTTGTAGAAAACAGAATTTTGGTGGCTTTTGTTTGGGTCCGTGGTATCATCATCTATTATTGTATTACTACCAACTGTCGTCTGTTGCTGGGACTGTGAGTCTGTGCCATTAGCCTCCACGCCGTTGTCGGAGAGCGCATTTGGAACTGGAACTGGAATGCGTCTGGTTACGAAAATTGAATCTCCTGCTGGGGCAGTACCCTGGGAAAGTTGTCTGCTACCTGCATCGTCAGTAGTATTCACGTACCCAGATGTGGGTGGCTGGGTTGACAGTTCTGGTCTCTCGTGTTGTGCCTGGCTCGTGCCTCGACCACGCGTAATGTGCTCGCTCCAGATTGGGGACGGAGTGACCAGTCGCCGAAGCGGCAAGCTGGCCGATGAGTGATTAGGGTTTCGTCCTCTTTTCGGCATCCCACTACCTGAGAACTCCAGGACAGCTTCGGGAAAGGTGCTGTTAGAAGTGGTGCGGGTGTCTACTTGGGAACGGGAATGCGCCAAAAGCACCGTTTCCTTTTTGGATGTGAGGGGCGGTTGTCTCCGGGCTGCGCTTGTTCCAAGGCGGCCTGTGGCAAGGAGGTATTGACCAATATCGGAGCCCAGAAACGAGGCGTTTGACTCAATGCGCGCATTTGGTTCAGAGTATGCTTGGTTTTGATCTAATGCTCTCGGAGCATCCTCTAGGTCTAATGCGTTACTTCTAGTGGATCTATTATCTTCAGCCGGTGGGTGTTGTCTGTTGAAATTCCTGCTCGCCAGGTAGAGGCGAGCAGGATGTCTTCTCTCCTGCGCCGGAGGGTGATATTCAGACCCTGTGCTGAGTAAACTATACACCCGACCGTTGTTCTCCCATTGGATTCTTTGTCTCCATGGACCCATGCGTGCGCGTAAATGGTGCTGTCCAGTGCTTAAATGAACCAAAATATATACGCAGAAAAGTAAAATAGAGAATCTCTCCATGttgaaaattacaaaaaatacgAAAAACAGCGCAAAATTAGCCGCGTAAATCGGGCTACCTGTGTGAATATGTTGTCTATTTGATGCTGGCCTGGCGATGTGGTGTCCAGTCTAGATTCAGTCATGCAGTTGCGTGCCACATCTCCACGATGAAAGTATGACGATTTGCTTCTAACGTGGAAATATCTCACTTTAGTAGAATTTGTTAGTCTACGCATGCACAATCTGGAGCAGGGCTTGTTTTACAAAAATCATGTTTAACTTAACTGTTTCGTGACCATAGGGCGGACTATACAACTATTTGTTCGGCCTATAAGTACATGTTTCACATGGATGCTAGCCCTTTCTCGGAGCATGTTGAAATTCTTAACCAGAAAGGCAAAATACCTAGCCTACATTTTAACGAATttcgttaaaaaaaaaaaagtttaacttAATTTCACgaatgtgtctgttttttaaTCTATTTTTAATCTAAACTAACTTAGTTTCTCATGGGTCATTATGCATGGCCCTATTGGAAATTAAATGGAAACTTCTGTGAAAACTAACTCATCACAAGCAGTTCGTTTTACAACTGTATCAAATAGAAACCTCCATAATACACGAATATAAATTGTTTCTGTAATAGGATCTAGTATTTGCATAATAAAAATAAGCACACAGGCTCGTGGCGCAGACTGGTACCACATGGCTCTTTAAGATCCATTGACGATGTTTATTGTAACGGTAAATGCCAGAGTCGAAAAGCATACAGTGGGACTAGTGTTACCCCACACCACTTTTCAGAAATGGAGGTGCTTTACCATAGCGTACAGGAACCAGAAGGATAGAGCTATTCATCTGTTACTCTGGGACTCTTCACACATTGATTACGAACACACGTCTCACACGTCGAAGGATGGAAATATGTTTGCAGAGCTCACCTGACCTGGTTGAGGAAAACTACACAATGCCAGTCAGACGACCTGCGGTTCGTCAAATTCTCTGTCTATAAGACTGAGGAGTAAATGTGATAGGCTATTATAGTAAATAGCTATTATTGGACTGCCCATTGAAAAGTTGTTTAACACCCGACAAAGCAGTGGAACtagacattttcttttgttcaaTACGAAATAGCCTATATCgatataaatacattgtttctctCTTAATCAAAAACACTTTAAACACATGTTTGGCAGACCAGATAAAAATTACACATTATTATGCCTCTGGGTCAAACCAGGGACATTCACGGTCACAACAGAGATTTTTATGAAATCTTACGGGGACATTTCTGCGGTTGACATATGTCGTTTTGGTTACTGCGTGCTCTAATGCTGCATCCAAACAAACTTTAATTAGAAACTTATGCCTGCGACACATGACAGTTGTTTTAATTGTCATCTACATCAGAATTCCTAATCCGATTCGCCGGAAAAATCATAACTTATACTTCCTGACCTCAAGATCCCAGACGTCATCATTTGACCTTTTTTTCTGAGTTCCCATGACGCGTTCAAAACAACTGGTAACTGGGATGGAAAAAAAGAATGAGgtcaaataatttattaaaccTTATATCGTCTTGGTTCTTGCAGAATAATAATGGCAGTATTTTAGAAAGCCATTAGTCGGCACAGTTTAATGTTTGAAAGTAATGTACTCCATTTCCATGACAAGGCGGGGGGTTTATTTGCTCACTCCGGATCAACCTATTCTATCGGCCTACAGGATTGTGAGGGTGAAGAATGGTTTTATAATAGCCCAAGtttgagagagaaatacagCCTGACCTTTCCCCTGCTTTGTCCCCCTCACGTGTTCTGAACTATTGCTTGACCAGAGGCAGGATGGAGAGTTGCATGTCAGTCAGGTGAGTAAATGCTGTATGGGTAAAAGGCCACTGGTGCTGTGAATTACGTGGCAGTAGGTGTCTTTATACACGCCCGGTATCTCCTTCCCCGAAATGGCAAGAATGCCGGCTAAATATAAGCGCACAGCACCTCTGTCCGCGATCACACAGAGGCTTTTGGCAATGCGGACGACAGCACCTGCCTCCCAAGGGGCCATCATCCCTTAGTTAGCTACCTGCGTCTTCAAGGGCGGTTACTATGTGCTGTATGGGTCGCCTAAAGATTATAATGTTCAGTAGCAATTATGATCAGCCAGAAATAGCATTTCAGCCCAAACTGTGGACACAATgtacaatattaaaaaaaaaggcattATTCAAGCAGTAACATTATTAAAACCACACAGGTACACCTGAATTTAGTATAATTTGAGGTATTCTAGATCCCCTTCAGTTATGCACAGACCACTGGACGTACAAACATCTTTATCCACAAATAAAGAGGTCAAATTCCTCCGGGAATAAGTCTAGACAGAGTTTGTTTTTGCACAGGTTAACATTAAATATAGACTTAACTGTAAAGCAGCACTGAATAACTAAAGGGAGTGAATGCACAGAAAAACCAATTGTGTACAATTTTTATATTAGCATACGCCATAAAATAAGCGATCCAAATTAACTGCGTAGTCACAGCCAATATTAGGGGATTTGGCTTGCTAAAATCTGCTATATTACAAAAGTTTTAATCTAAGAAAACTGTGCTCGATTTCTTGTTCGGCTCAGTAAGTAGAGCATGGAACTTAATGGGTTCCAAGTGGAATTACCGGAGAAAGCCACTAGAAGAACATCCTCGCTACTCTAAGCTGTTATAGAGAAGAACGTGGCTGTTTGAATGTGTATGCAGAGGACACTTAACTTTCAGGGGAATAAAAATTAAATCAACTTAACTGCAGGCCTAACTCAGATGTTTTGTGTGGCAAGTCCAGCTGCCAAGTTACATGGTCCCCCGCATGTTCTGATACGGTCAAAATATATCCCCAGAGCAATGCCAGCACACAGTTTGAGTTGGAAACTACTGGGGTTATACTGGTGCCATGTTTGTGCAGCTTATTAGGGCCACCTGCACCCACACAATTAGATCAGCAAAGACATCCGACACAAAAATACAGGACAAAgtcaatttaaaatcaactctTGTTTTATGGGgcttatatactgtacacaacaggtcatcacaaaaaaaattaggtatttacaaaataattaagcTATAAATCAGTCACAAATTACCCACAACTTGTTCAGTCTGACTCACTCCAGCATCCACTAAGAACACTATTCTATAGTAGTAAACGTCTTGACTCTTcggaaaggaaaaacatttggaaTACATCACAAGGGCATTTTCTGTCTACAAATAGACTTGTTAAATTCTCTTCATGCCCTAAAACTAGGCCCATGGTACATATTTTTAATTGGAGTGTCAGATGAACACATAAAACATGCAATACGTAGAATAAATAAGGGGGTGGGAGAAGTGGATTTGTGAGTAGACTAACTACAAGCAATTCAGATCACACCCACCAAAATTGACATATTTAAAATCCAGGGCACAAGATTATGATTTCAATGCAATAACAACCCTATTTAATTCGAGGCATTTGGCCAAGTAGTATTCACAAcaataagaaatataaaaagtaataaaatgtgtaaaaataaaagaggcTTCAGATCTTCAGAGCTATTTACAGGTTTATACAGGTTTGGAGGAGTTCCTGCTGTGAGGTAAACAGAAAGTTCATGTTAGACAACCACATTAGAGTTACCTCTAATAATGTCAGGGGGCATAAGCCAAATCAAATACACTGTCACCTCACCTATAAACGATTTAATAGCGTATTCTGGATGTCCTCATACACCTGGCTGTAGAGCTCCTCTTTAGATTTCAAGCCATCCAGATATGCTGtagcaaaatgaaaacattgattAAGATTTGCCAAAGCAAAGTCTTATTGACAAAGCTGAAATTCAATAATGCTCAATGACAAGTAGaaaaaaaaaccaaacatttataCCGATGTTCAAGCAGCTCTCCTCCATTTCCTTCCTGTGCTTCAAGTACATTGGCCACACATGGCCATCAAACAAGCCAGGCGGGTCAGGAACAGTGTACTGTCTTGTACTAAAGAAGAAGTCGGACATTTAGCACacttgaatgaaaataaaaaccactATATAAATGCGTAATATGGTTAAGAACCTGAACAAGTCCATTAACTTACCTTCTCCTGCGTTTGCACTCTTCATATGGAATGGAGATGTAATAGCACCTGTTGTACACATCAATCAGGGGcctggggggggttgggggggaagAGATGTCAGAACACCATGACGTGTAATTCTACTTAACCCCCACCACTGTAACATTTTAGTTAACTTAAGCAGAAAGCGTCTATCTGCATTTAACCACAGTTCCATTATGCAG
The nucleotide sequence above comes from Esox lucius isolate fEsoLuc1 chromosome 8, fEsoLuc1.pri, whole genome shotgun sequence. Encoded proteins:
- the mibp gene encoding muscle-specific beta 1 integrin binding protein isoform X2, whose amino-acid sequence is MESMVNTIHGWAANPVKFARSHGVNVSPAAEVADPDQQIHILIVEGFLLYNSKPLIDVYNRCYYISIPYEECKRRRSTRQYTVPDPPGLFDGHVWPMYLKHRKEMEESCLNIAYLDGLKSKEELYSQVYEDIQNTLLNRL
- the loxl5a gene encoding lysyl oxidase-like 5a isoform X1, translated to MERFSILLFCVYILVHLSTGQHHLRARMGPWRQRIQWENNGRVYSLLSTGSEYHPPAQERRHPARLYLASRNFNRQHPPAEDNRSTRSNALDLEDAPRALDQNQAYSEPNARIESNASFLGSDIGQYLLATGRLGTSAARRQPPLTSKKETVLLAHSRSQVDTRTTSNSTFPEAVLEFSGSGMPKRGRNPNHSSASLPLRRLVTPSPIWSEHITRGRGTSQAQHERPELSTQPPTSGYVNTTDDAGSRQLSQGTAPAGDSIFVTRRIPVPVPNALSDNGVEANGTDSQSQQQTTVGSNTIIDDDTTDPNKSHQNSVFYNVYQSGSGSRVPVRHPPGTGYGTRLFHNGLPDLVPDPYYIQAASYIQRVQMYALRCAGEENCLSQSAYRPGVRDIDYRTLLRFPQRVKNQGTADFLPVKPRHQWEWHSCHRHYHSMEAFSNYDVLDVTTGQKVAEGHKASFCLEDTSCDPGVRRRFACTAHTQGLGPGCYDTYNANIDCQWIDITDVLPGDYILKVTVNPAMQVQESDFSNNIVRCDIRYTGTYIHTRNCRITGS
- the loxl5a gene encoding lysyl oxidase-like 5a isoform X2 is translated as MGPWRQRIQWENNGRVYSLLSTGSEYHPPAQERRHPARLYLASRNFNRQHPPAEDNRSTRSNALDLEDAPRALDQNQAYSEPNARIESNASFLGSDIGQYLLATGRLGTSAARRQPPLTSKKETVLLAHSRSQVDTRTTSNSTFPEAVLEFSGSGMPKRGRNPNHSSASLPLRRLVTPSPIWSEHITRGRGTSQAQHERPELSTQPPTSGYVNTTDDAGSRQLSQGTAPAGDSIFVTRRIPVPVPNALSDNGVEANGTDSQSQQQTTVGSNTIIDDDTTDPNKSHQNSVFYNVYQSGSGSRVPVRHPPGTGYGTRLFHNGLPDLVPDPYYIQAASYIQRVQMYALRCAGEENCLSQSAYRPGVRDIDYRTLLRFPQRVKNQGTADFLPVKPRHQWEWHSCHRHYHSMEAFSNYDVLDVTTGQKVAEGHKASFCLEDTSCDPGVRRRFACTAHTQGLGPGCYDTYNANIDCQWIDITDVLPGDYILKVTVNPAMQVQESDFSNNIVRCDIRYTGTYIHTRNCRITGS